A part of Liolophura sinensis isolate JHLJ2023 chromosome 1, CUHK_Ljap_v2, whole genome shotgun sequence genomic DNA contains:
- the LOC135462044 gene encoding phytanoyl-CoA dioxygenase domain-containing protein 1 homolog produces the protein MATEVMDVPREYLPGVPDWSTLHKPTGELFSPVEEKKDWARFRLSDSQIDQFTRDGFLLNVPVLTEEECDRILEDYTYFLDPTKRHPGLEMMYEYHSNQGGDPDKVLMHGLGQWRLTKLFHDLVFLPKVVVPVSQLLNPGGKEVPVRFWHDQLFAKPSHHGGVVAWHQDYSYWTRTKPMMHMTVHIALDNQSVENGALHYIPGSHRWTRDGKPLPVTDFNFADMESIHTILTEEEEAAFKPVCGQLRKGEASFHHALAVHGSYGNRSDRPRRATVLNYFADGVCSDTEDELLKGIKIAKGNKMEGQFFPLVYDPTWAA, from the exons ATGGCTACCGAGGTAATGGACGTCCCCCGGGAGTACTTACCTGGCGTACCCGACTGGAGCACACTCCACAAACCCACGGGCGAACTGTTTTCACCAGTAGAG GAAAAGAAAGACTGGGCGAGATTTCGTCTGAGCGATTCCCAGATTGATCAGTTCACCCGAGATGGGTTTCTGCTAAACGTGCCGGTGTTGACGGAGGAGGAGTGTGATAGGATCCTGGAAGATTATACATATTTCCTG GACCCCACCAAGCGGCATCCCGGCCTGGAGATGATGTACGAGTACCACAGCAACCAGGGTGGGGACCCTGATAAGGTCCTTATGCATGGACTGGGCCAATGGCGACTCACAAAGCTCTTTCATGATCTTGTCTTCCTCCCAAAAGTTGTG GTGCCCGTCTCCCAACTACTGAACCCTGGGGGTAAGGAAGTCCCTGTACGCTTCTGGCACGATCAGCTGTTTGCCAAACCATCGCACCACGGAGGGGTCGTCGCTTG GCACCAGGACTACTCTTACTGGACACGGACTAAGCCCATGATGCATATGACG GTTCATATAGCACTGGACAACCAGAGTGTGGAAAATGGAGCTTTACATTACATCCCAGGCTCTCACAG GTGGACGAGGGATGGTAAGCCATTGCCAGTGACAGACTTTAACTTTGCCGATATGGAgtcaatacat ACAATCCTGACGGAGGAAGAAGAGGCTGCTTTTAAACCCGTGTGTGGTCAGCTACGTAAGGGCGAGGCCAGCTTCCATCATGCATTGGCCGTTCATGGTTCCTATGGAAACAG GTCGGATCGGCCTCGCAGGGCCACAGTTCTAAACTACTTCGCGGACGGCGTCTGTTCCGACACTGAGGACGAACTTCTGAAGGGTATCAAAATAGCAAAG GGTAACAAAATGGAAGGGCAGTTTTTCCCGCTTgtgtatgacccgacctgggcaGCGTAA